A genome region from Micromonospora inyonensis includes the following:
- the rocD gene encoding ornithine--oxo-acid transaminase, producing the protein MVDDMLRTPDAVRDAERWTAHNYHPLPVVISSAEGAWLTDVDGRRYLDCLAGYSALNFGHRHPQLVAAAHAQLDKLTLTSRAFIHDQFADFCRELAQLCGKELVLPMNTGAEAVETAIKVARKWGYQVKGVPAGQANIVVAEGNFHGRTTTIVSFSTDADARDDFGPYTPGFTLVPYGDLDALAAAIDDDTVAVLIEPIQGEQGVVVPPEGYLPGVRRVCTERNVLFLADEIQSGLGRTGETFACDNEGVVPDMYLLGKALGGGIVPVSAVVANADVLGVLKPGQHGSTFGGNPLACAVATEVVRLLATGEFQQRSAKLGERLHAGLRELIGRGLVAVRGRGLWSGLDIDPALMTGRQACERLMERGVLAKDTHGSTIRLAPPLVITAEEIDHALAQLTAVLDPTS; encoded by the coding sequence ATCGTCGACGACATGCTGCGGACCCCGGACGCGGTCCGGGACGCCGAGCGGTGGACCGCGCACAACTACCACCCGCTGCCGGTGGTGATCTCGTCCGCCGAGGGTGCCTGGCTCACCGACGTGGACGGGCGGCGCTACCTCGACTGTCTGGCCGGCTACTCCGCGCTCAACTTCGGCCACCGACACCCGCAGCTCGTCGCCGCCGCGCACGCCCAGCTCGACAAGCTGACCCTGACCAGCCGGGCGTTCATCCACGACCAGTTCGCCGACTTCTGCCGTGAGCTGGCCCAGCTCTGCGGCAAGGAGCTGGTGCTGCCGATGAACACCGGCGCGGAGGCGGTGGAGACCGCGATCAAGGTCGCCCGCAAGTGGGGCTACCAGGTCAAGGGCGTACCGGCCGGGCAGGCGAACATCGTCGTCGCCGAGGGCAACTTCCACGGCCGGACGACCACCATCGTCAGCTTCTCCACCGACGCGGACGCCCGGGACGACTTCGGGCCGTACACCCCGGGGTTCACCCTGGTCCCCTACGGCGACCTGGACGCGCTGGCCGCCGCCATCGACGACGACACGGTCGCGGTGCTGATCGAGCCCATTCAGGGCGAGCAGGGCGTGGTGGTGCCCCCGGAGGGCTACCTGCCGGGTGTACGCCGGGTGTGCACCGAGCGCAACGTGCTCTTCCTGGCCGACGAGATCCAGTCCGGCCTCGGCCGTACCGGTGAGACCTTCGCCTGTGACAACGAGGGCGTCGTGCCGGACATGTACCTGCTCGGCAAGGCGCTCGGCGGCGGGATCGTGCCGGTCTCCGCCGTCGTCGCGAACGCCGACGTGCTGGGCGTGCTCAAGCCCGGCCAACACGGCTCCACCTTCGGCGGCAACCCGCTGGCCTGCGCCGTCGCCACCGAGGTGGTCCGGCTGCTGGCCACCGGCGAGTTCCAGCAACGCTCCGCCAAGCTGGGCGAGCGGCTGCACGCCGGGCTGCGGGAGCTGATCGGCCGGGGCCTGGTCGCTGTCCGAGGCCGGGGTCTCTGGTCCGGCCTGGACATCGACCCGGCGCTGATGACCGGCCGTCAGGCGTGTGAGCGGCTGATGGAGCGGGGGGTCCTCGCCAAGGACACCCACGGCTCCACGATCCGCCTGGCCCCGCCCCTGGTCATCACCGCCGAGGAGATCGACCACGCGCTCGCCCAGCTCACCGCCGTTCTCGACCCCACCTCCTGA
- a CDS encoding FHA domain-containing protein codes for MRFEISKVLDAIEGRVCTDPALARAVVDLAEVIRYQDLDAGRPASMLRLGMVIDALARRLEEDSVPVYAVVHRALLSDADLTSNERMVVRRWADDGLVEVLDQPNDRILEVADLLGLPVLSRARFDGLRGRYPWVVEQPGRVVAPVPGQGGPTFVAHVGSGTTPVAGEPSPVGTKLLSRLWRCPEPGCALFGSGGGGGAFADLAPRTERSPAAQPPPTLRTGAPTCPRHNTRLGDAGARPRTEVLAVRIGGLVRRRFVLTADEPVLVGRAPDQSSGIVLGQWLNDEARRWISRSHVKFELRAGTVVVTDVSTNGSGIRPGGSMAEAERIALAPKQSRVLDPGDMVELYPGVQIGHPGALPAGAPYTPASVMAEAPTMAMRLPRA; via the coding sequence ATGAGATTCGAGATCAGCAAGGTGCTGGACGCGATCGAGGGACGCGTCTGCACCGACCCCGCCCTGGCCCGTGCGGTCGTCGACCTGGCCGAGGTGATCCGCTACCAGGACCTGGACGCCGGTCGGCCGGCGAGCATGCTGCGCCTCGGCATGGTCATCGACGCGCTGGCCCGTCGGTTGGAGGAGGACAGCGTCCCGGTGTACGCGGTCGTGCACCGGGCGCTGCTCTCCGACGCCGACCTGACCTCGAACGAGCGGATGGTGGTCCGCCGCTGGGCCGACGACGGCCTGGTGGAGGTGCTGGACCAGCCGAATGACCGGATCCTGGAGGTCGCCGATCTGCTCGGCCTGCCGGTGCTCAGCCGGGCCCGCTTCGACGGGCTGCGCGGACGCTATCCCTGGGTGGTCGAGCAGCCGGGCCGGGTGGTCGCGCCGGTGCCGGGACAGGGCGGCCCGACGTTCGTCGCGCACGTCGGCTCGGGTACGACCCCGGTGGCCGGTGAGCCGTCACCGGTCGGGACGAAGCTGCTCTCCCGGCTGTGGCGCTGCCCCGAGCCGGGTTGTGCGCTCTTCGGCTCCGGGGGCGGTGGGGGTGCGTTCGCCGACCTGGCCCCCCGGACGGAGCGGAGTCCGGCCGCCCAGCCGCCGCCCACGTTGCGGACCGGCGCGCCGACCTGCCCCCGGCACAACACCCGCCTCGGTGACGCCGGGGCCCGGCCCCGGACCGAGGTCCTCGCGGTCCGGATCGGCGGGCTGGTCCGGCGTCGGTTCGTGCTCACCGCGGACGAGCCGGTGCTGGTCGGCCGCGCACCGGACCAGTCCAGCGGGATCGTGCTCGGTCAGTGGCTCAACGACGAGGCCCGGCGCTGGATCAGCCGCAGCCACGTCAAGTTCGAGCTGCGGGCCGGCACGGTGGTGGTCACCGACGTGAGCACCAACGGCAGCGGCATCCGTCCGGGCGGTTCGATGGCCGAGGCGGAGCGCATCGCGTTGGCCCCGAAGCAGTCCCGGGTGCTGGACCCGGGTGACATGGTCGAGCTGTACCCGGGGGTGCAGATCGGCCACCCCGGCGCGTTGCCCGCCGGTGCCCCGTACACCCCCGCCTCGGTGATGGCCGAAGCTCCCACCATGGCCATGCGTCTTCCCCGCGCCTGA
- a CDS encoding 4a-hydroxytetrahydrobiopterin dehydratase produces the protein MAEVLTAEAVRDKLAALADWTGDPAGISRTVQLNSFPEAITVVDRVAEVAEERDHHPDIDIRWRTVTFRCTTHSVGGVTERDIDLARRIDEIVRSAR, from the coding sequence ATGGCAGAGGTGCTCACCGCGGAGGCGGTACGAGACAAGCTGGCCGCGTTGGCGGACTGGACGGGCGACCCTGCCGGCATCAGTCGCACCGTCCAGCTCAACAGTTTCCCCGAGGCGATCACGGTCGTCGACCGGGTCGCGGAGGTCGCCGAGGAACGGGACCACCACCCCGACATCGACATCCGGTGGCGGACGGTCACGTTCCGCTGCACCACCCACTCCGTCGGCGGTGTCACCGAGCGTGACATCGATCTGGCCCGGCGGATCGACGAGATCGTCCGGAGCGCGCGATGA
- a CDS encoding fatty acid desaturase family protein, producing the protein MTVDSVVDPPLRRGSDYARLSRQVSEAGLLARRPGWYVVSGALTVALFLGGWAVFVAVGDSWAQLGVAVLLAVATTQVAFLGHDAGHRQMFRRRGPSEVVGLLAGNLAVGLSYGWWVDKHNRHHANPNHEGEDPDVGAGALVWTHEQAAATRGFGRWLARWQAWLFFPMLLLEGFALHVAAVRAVVGRTPDGRFRTPIRRRAVEGLLLAVHVVGYLALVGTVLSPGRALAFVAVHQGLWGLYMGCSFAPNHKGMAMPSASDDLDFLRRQVLTSRNVRGNRLVDVALGGLNYQIEHHLFPNMPRGNLRRARPIVRAYCAEQGIPYAETGLFDSYRQALAHLHEAGRPVRR; encoded by the coding sequence ATGACGGTGGATTCCGTGGTCGATCCTCCGCTGCGGCGGGGCAGTGACTACGCACGGTTGTCCCGACAGGTCAGCGAGGCCGGCCTGCTGGCGCGGCGGCCCGGCTGGTACGTGGTGAGCGGGGCACTGACCGTGGCCCTCTTCCTCGGCGGGTGGGCGGTGTTCGTCGCGGTGGGCGACAGTTGGGCGCAGCTCGGCGTCGCCGTGCTGCTCGCCGTGGCCACCACCCAGGTCGCCTTCCTCGGGCACGACGCCGGGCACCGGCAGATGTTCCGCCGACGCGGCCCGAGCGAGGTGGTCGGGCTGCTCGCCGGCAACCTGGCGGTCGGGCTCAGCTACGGCTGGTGGGTGGACAAGCACAACCGGCACCACGCCAACCCCAACCACGAGGGGGAGGACCCCGACGTCGGCGCGGGTGCGCTGGTCTGGACCCACGAGCAGGCGGCGGCGACCCGGGGCTTCGGTCGGTGGCTGGCCCGGTGGCAGGCGTGGCTGTTCTTCCCGATGCTGCTGCTGGAGGGGTTCGCGTTGCACGTGGCGGCGGTACGCGCCGTCGTCGGGCGTACCCCGGACGGCCGGTTCCGTACGCCGATCCGGCGCCGGGCGGTGGAGGGACTGCTCCTGGCCGTGCACGTCGTCGGCTACCTCGCGCTGGTGGGGACCGTCCTGTCGCCGGGGCGGGCGTTGGCGTTCGTCGCCGTCCACCAGGGACTCTGGGGGCTCTACATGGGCTGCTCCTTCGCCCCGAACCACAAGGGCATGGCGATGCCGAGCGCCTCCGACGACCTCGACTTCCTGCGTCGGCAGGTGCTCACCTCACGCAACGTGCGGGGCAACCGGCTGGTCGACGTCGCGCTCGGCGGCCTGAACTACCAGATCGAGCACCACCTGTTCCCGAACATGCCCCGGGGCAACCTGCGCCGGGCCCGGCCGATCGTCCGCGCGTACTGCGCCGAGCAGGGCATCCCGTACGCCGAGACCGGCCTGTTCGACTCGTACCGGCAGGCGCTGGCGCACCTGCACGAGGCCGGCCGCCCGGTGCGGCGCTGA
- a CDS encoding SCO7613 C-terminal domain-containing membrane protein produces MQTIGYPCPVCAAPADLTVGCRACGRGPDPTAAEVVRLDAEITVLTGRVEQARRAYLDLGAALGAVQQRRADLAARVRASRAVPAQATAVPPHVRPPRPVVAPTPSAPVATGPVVTSAVLGPTPVRPVAAGPVPVGPAAVGGTAAGQRETSTRTVQGVLFVLGGLLLGTAAIVFTAVAWASVGVVGRAAILAAVTALALAVPAVVVRRGLRGTAETVAAVGLLLVILDGYAAWSVDLGGVAGWPTTRYTALVGGASVLIATGYALLTRLAAPWFAALVVAQPVLPLLAVEARPGVAGWALVFTGVALVDLTVVAVLSGRLGPARPRDNRAGADPTGPVPAVADPTGPVPAVADPTGPVPTGVAPVGPTGPVPSGGALAVAGRITAWIGHALALIPAAVCAVAALAWGEAFGTPLAAGLPLLVVVLVLAVAALVTGSPVLRAVAAALLVVVSAPAVLRPVAELRPSVLHVTSAVVVLVLAAAVRALPTRLRSGPRAGALVVAGVMVSAVLAPTGWLAAAAVLRSVPPWQGAVAGPDLPWGWQLPVSALLTAGAGLLLLPRAARFPVALVAGVVAVLAAPAVRPVSWPVVVALGLVAGTALLLVAVFRSADRAYQPLLTAAAGVVLTGHALLVGLAAPVGAGAALVGVLLTGLVVAGRARRLGGPVRHLAGPALTVALLAVPALVVVTQIEVGPPLPWRLRGPAVAVGLLPVALVAVRRHWPDLQRYAGAALAGALPVAGLAPVVVPAGESVPVYLAAAVLVAAVGAAVVRPYGGLRVVGVALAVATGVVLVPAAFRVLVVPYGWLGSVWSGAPDGVGLAPGTTPARISAGVAFLLLLGAVAVAGRFTPFGRGRALLPAVPVGAVAVPVLLGAAGVPWPVLPASSLLLGAAGVLVATLTTAPALGEPAPPAGVLPSAGPVAAPTGPGPASAIVASAPAPPSVRRLVLPVLAGTGLPLGAAGLAGLLPTRAGTLAGLGLVLVVAVVVGVAGRLAAVRPVGWAGAALTATGFAVTATLAADLPLRTAGSAVLAVAVLVLGVAALLARRRPGEGLVLDAAAQAVALTAFLLTVGSRRHAAVVCVLWGTAVALRALRPGEPVGRRWVFAAIAGGSELLGAWLLLAVADIALLEAYTLPAAGLALLAGLVALRTRTGLTSWTALGPGLAAALLPSLVAVLVGADPQPWRRLLLGAGALGVVLFGAVRRWQAPVVLGGVSLVPLALHEMVRSWDLVPRWIFLAVGGLALIGLATTYERRRRDLARLRFAVKRMG; encoded by the coding sequence GTGCAGACCATCGGCTATCCCTGTCCCGTGTGCGCGGCACCGGCCGACCTGACCGTCGGCTGCCGGGCCTGCGGCCGGGGGCCCGACCCGACCGCCGCCGAGGTGGTCCGGCTCGACGCCGAGATCACCGTGCTCACCGGGCGGGTGGAACAGGCGCGGCGGGCGTACCTGGACCTCGGCGCGGCGCTGGGGGCGGTCCAGCAGCGCCGGGCCGACCTGGCGGCGCGGGTCCGGGCGAGCCGGGCGGTCCCGGCGCAGGCCACGGCCGTCCCGCCGCACGTCCGTCCGCCCCGGCCGGTGGTGGCCCCGACCCCGTCGGCTCCGGTCGCCACCGGCCCGGTGGTGACCAGCGCGGTACTCGGTCCGACTCCGGTCCGGCCGGTCGCCGCCGGCCCGGTTCCGGTCGGCCCGGCGGCGGTGGGGGGCACCGCCGCCGGGCAGCGGGAGACCTCGACCCGGACGGTGCAGGGGGTGCTCTTCGTCCTCGGCGGGCTGCTGCTCGGCACCGCGGCGATCGTCTTCACCGCGGTCGCCTGGGCGTCGGTGGGCGTCGTGGGCCGGGCGGCGATCCTGGCGGCGGTCACCGCGCTCGCGCTGGCCGTGCCGGCGGTCGTGGTCCGGCGGGGACTGCGGGGCACCGCGGAGACCGTCGCCGCCGTCGGGCTGCTGCTGGTGATCCTCGACGGGTACGCCGCGTGGTCGGTCGACCTGGGCGGGGTCGCCGGTTGGCCGACGACCCGGTACACCGCGCTGGTCGGGGGGGCCAGCGTGCTGATCGCCACCGGGTATGCGCTGCTCACCCGCCTGGCGGCGCCCTGGTTCGCGGCGCTGGTCGTCGCGCAGCCGGTGCTGCCGCTGCTCGCCGTCGAGGCCCGACCGGGCGTCGCCGGGTGGGCGCTGGTCTTCACCGGGGTCGCCCTGGTCGACCTGACCGTGGTCGCCGTGCTGTCGGGCCGGCTCGGCCCCGCCCGGCCGCGCGACAACCGGGCCGGAGCCGATCCGACCGGCCCTGTCCCGGCGGTGGCCGATCCGACCGGCCCTGTCCCGGCGGTGGCCGATCCGACCGGCCCTGTCCCGACGGGCGTTGCGCCAGTGGGCCCGACCGGTCCCGTGCCCTCGGGCGGGGCGCTGGCCGTCGCGGGGCGGATCACGGCCTGGATCGGTCACGCCCTGGCCCTGATCCCGGCGGCGGTCTGCGCGGTGGCTGCCCTGGCGTGGGGGGAGGCCTTCGGCACGCCGCTCGCCGCCGGGCTGCCGCTGCTGGTGGTGGTGCTGGTCCTGGCCGTGGCCGCGCTGGTTACCGGCAGTCCGGTCCTCCGGGCGGTCGCCGCCGCGCTGCTGGTCGTCGTCTCGGCCCCGGCGGTGCTCCGGCCGGTGGCCGAGCTGCGCCCCTCGGTCCTGCACGTCACCTCGGCGGTGGTGGTGCTCGTGCTGGCCGCTGCCGTCCGGGCACTGCCCACCCGGCTCCGCAGCGGCCCCCGGGCCGGGGCGCTCGTCGTGGCCGGGGTGATGGTGTCCGCGGTCCTGGCGCCGACCGGTTGGCTGGCTGCCGCCGCGGTGCTCCGATCCGTCCCGCCGTGGCAGGGCGCGGTGGCCGGCCCGGACCTGCCCTGGGGCTGGCAGCTCCCGGTTTCCGCGCTGCTGACCGCCGGGGCGGGCCTGCTCCTGCTGCCCCGGGCCGCCCGGTTCCCGGTCGCCCTCGTCGCCGGCGTGGTCGCGGTGCTCGCCGCGCCGGCCGTACGGCCCGTGTCCTGGCCGGTGGTGGTGGCCCTCGGGCTGGTCGCCGGGACGGCCCTGCTGCTGGTGGCGGTGTTCCGGTCGGCGGACCGGGCGTACCAGCCGCTGCTCACCGCCGCCGCCGGCGTGGTCCTGACCGGGCACGCCCTGCTCGTCGGCCTCGCCGCGCCGGTGGGTGCCGGCGCGGCCCTGGTCGGGGTGCTGCTCACCGGGTTGGTGGTGGCCGGCCGGGCACGGCGGCTCGGTGGACCGGTCCGGCATCTGGCCGGCCCGGCGCTGACGGTGGCGCTGCTCGCCGTCCCGGCCCTGGTGGTGGTGACCCAGATCGAGGTGGGCCCACCGCTGCCGTGGCGGCTCCGGGGGCCGGCCGTCGCCGTCGGGCTGCTGCCCGTCGCGCTGGTCGCGGTCCGTCGCCACTGGCCCGATCTCCAGCGGTACGCCGGTGCTGCGCTGGCCGGAGCGCTGCCGGTGGCCGGTCTCGCGCCGGTGGTCGTACCGGCCGGCGAGTCGGTGCCGGTCTACCTGGCGGCGGCGGTGTTGGTGGCGGCGGTGGGGGCCGCCGTGGTCCGCCCGTACGGCGGCCTGCGGGTGGTCGGCGTCGCGCTGGCGGTGGCGACCGGCGTGGTGCTCGTCCCGGCCGCCTTCCGGGTGCTGGTCGTCCCGTACGGCTGGCTCGGGTCGGTCTGGTCCGGTGCTCCGGACGGGGTCGGGCTGGCCCCCGGGACGACCCCGGCGCGGATCTCCGCAGGGGTGGCGTTCCTGCTGCTGCTGGGTGCCGTGGCGGTGGCTGGTCGGTTCACCCCGTTCGGCCGTGGCCGGGCGCTGCTGCCTGCCGTGCCGGTCGGCGCGGTGGCCGTCCCGGTGCTCCTCGGCGCGGCCGGCGTGCCCTGGCCGGTGCTGCCGGCGTCCTCGCTGCTGCTCGGTGCGGCCGGCGTGCTGGTCGCCACGCTCACCACCGCTCCCGCCCTCGGGGAACCCGCGCCGCCGGCCGGCGTCCTGCCGTCCGCCGGCCCGGTGGCCGCGCCGACCGGACCGGGTCCGGCGTCCGCCATCGTTGCGTCCGCACCGGCGCCTCCGTCCGTGCGCCGGCTGGTACTGCCGGTGCTGGCCGGTACCGGGCTGCCCCTGGGCGCGGCCGGGTTGGCCGGGCTGTTGCCGACCCGCGCCGGCACGCTCGCCGGGCTGGGCCTGGTCCTGGTGGTCGCGGTCGTGGTCGGGGTCGCCGGGCGGCTCGCCGCCGTCCGTCCGGTCGGCTGGGCGGGGGCTGCCCTCACCGCCACCGGCTTCGCGGTCACCGCCACGCTCGCCGCGGACCTTCCACTGCGTACGGCCGGATCCGCCGTGCTCGCGGTGGCCGTGCTCGTGCTGGGCGTCGCCGCCCTGTTGGCCCGTCGCCGGCCGGGGGAGGGGCTGGTGCTGGACGCCGCCGCCCAGGCGGTCGCCCTCACGGCGTTCCTGCTCACCGTGGGGTCGCGCCGGCACGCCGCCGTGGTCTGTGTGCTCTGGGGCACGGCCGTCGCGCTGCGGGCACTGCGTCCGGGCGAGCCGGTCGGCCGACGGTGGGTCTTCGCGGCCATCGCCGGGGGCAGTGAGCTGCTCGGGGCGTGGCTGCTGCTCGCCGTCGCCGACATCGCGCTGCTGGAGGCGTACACCCTGCCGGCGGCCGGGCTTGCGCTGCTCGCCGGGCTGGTCGCGCTGCGTACCCGGACGGGGTTGACGAGCTGGACCGCCCTCGGCCCGGGGCTCGCCGCGGCGCTGCTGCCGAGCCTGGTCGCCGTCCTGGTGGGCGCGGATCCGCAACCGTGGCGGCGGCTGCTGCTCGGTGCCGGGGCGCTCGGCGTGGTGTTGTTCGGGGCGGTCCGGCGCTGGCAGGCGCCGGTCGTACTCGGCGGGGTCAGCCTCGTCCCGCTCGCCCTGCACGAGATGGTCCGGAGCTGGGACCTGGTGCCCCGGTGGATCTTCCTCGCCGTCGGTGGTCTCGCGTTGATCGGACTCGCCACCACCTACGAGCGTCGCCGTCGGGATCTGGCCCGGCTACGGTTTGCGGTGAAGCGAATGGGGTAA
- the cutA gene encoding divalent-cation tolerance protein CutA: MEQICVVTTVVDARSVADVLAATAVAGRLAACAQVGGQVDSTYWWQSAMETSVEWSVQFKTAPDRVDALVDQIRASHPYEVPEILVSRVASGNPDYSTWVHEQTRP, encoded by the coding sequence GTGGAGCAGATCTGCGTGGTGACGACCGTGGTGGACGCGCGCTCGGTCGCGGACGTGCTGGCGGCGACCGCCGTGGCCGGACGGCTGGCGGCCTGTGCCCAGGTGGGCGGTCAGGTGGACAGCACCTACTGGTGGCAGTCCGCGATGGAGACCAGCGTCGAGTGGTCGGTGCAGTTCAAGACCGCCCCGGACCGGGTGGACGCCCTCGTCGACCAGATCCGCGCGAGCCACCCGTACGAGGTGCCGGAGATCCTGGTCAGCCGGGTGGCGAGCGGCAACCCGGACTACTCGACCTGGGTGCACGAGCAGACCCGGCCCTGA
- a CDS encoding 1-acyl-sn-glycerol-3-phosphate acyltransferase, with translation MPLPPRWVRRVLLAPAVVFLAFTVVTTLPVWLLVAAALSPFVPGRLRPLRLVWIGVVYLVWDAAALLALFGLWIAAGFGWRTRAPAFQRVHYLLAGWFLRVLFWQARWTLRLTIDVAGTDPDTALPGRPELVLCRHAGPGDSFILIHALVNWFYREPRIVLKDTLQWDPAIDVLLNRLPTRFLAPGSRRDGTVFDQIGHLATGLDDNDAFVIFPEGGNFTPRRRLRAIDRLRSRGLEGMALRAERMRHVLAPQPGGVLAALDAAPEAGVIFVAHTGLDKMLTVADVWRELPMDKRIVMRFWSVPPEEVPAGRQERIDWLFDWWARIDQWIEANRDGTAALNGDGPVDA, from the coding sequence ATGCCGTTGCCGCCGAGGTGGGTCCGCCGGGTGCTGCTCGCCCCGGCGGTGGTGTTCCTCGCCTTCACGGTGGTCACCACGCTGCCGGTCTGGCTGCTGGTCGCGGCGGCCCTGTCACCGTTCGTACCCGGCCGGCTGCGCCCGTTGCGTCTGGTCTGGATCGGCGTGGTCTACCTGGTCTGGGACGCCGCCGCGCTGCTGGCCCTGTTCGGGCTCTGGATCGCCGCCGGCTTCGGCTGGCGTACCCGCGCCCCGGCCTTCCAACGCGTGCACTACCTGCTCGCCGGCTGGTTCCTGCGGGTGCTCTTCTGGCAGGCCCGCTGGACGCTACGGCTGACCATCGACGTGGCCGGCACCGACCCGGACACCGCCCTGCCCGGCCGGCCGGAACTGGTGCTCTGCCGGCACGCCGGCCCGGGCGACTCGTTCATCCTGATCCACGCGCTGGTCAACTGGTTCTACCGGGAACCGAGGATCGTCCTGAAGGACACCCTCCAGTGGGACCCGGCGATCGACGTCCTGCTCAACCGGCTGCCCACCCGTTTCCTCGCCCCCGGCAGCCGGCGCGACGGCACGGTGTTCGACCAGATCGGGCACCTCGCCACCGGGCTGGACGACAACGACGCGTTCGTCATCTTCCCGGAGGGCGGCAACTTCACCCCCCGGCGGCGGCTGCGGGCCATCGACCGGCTCCGCTCGCGGGGCCTGGAGGGGATGGCGCTGCGCGCCGAGCGGATGCGGCACGTGCTCGCGCCCCAGCCGGGCGGAGTGCTCGCCGCCCTCGACGCCGCCCCCGAAGCCGGCGTCATCTTCGTGGCGCACACCGGGCTCGACAAGATGCTGACCGTGGCGGACGTCTGGCGGGAACTGCCGATGGACAAGCGGATCGTCATGCGGTTCTGGTCGGTCCCGCCGGAGGAGGTCCCCGCCGGGCGGCAGGAGCGCATCGACTGGCTCTTCGACTGGTGGGCGCGGATCGACCAGTGGATCGAGGCCAACCGCGACGGTACGGCCGCGCTGAACGGTGACGGGCCGGTCGACGCGTAG
- a CDS encoding patatin-like phospholipase family protein — MAGGPVAFVLGGGGVLGAVEVGMLRALFRAGIRPDLVLGTSIGAVNGALVAADPTEAVTDRLVRLWASPEASEVYGDSVARQLRRFAARTHLHSPRPLRRLLEVELGAETTFADLRIPFRCCAASIERAAEHWFSTGPVVPAVVASASVPGLLPPAEIDGEHYVDGGIVNSIPIGEAVTLGARRVFVLQVGRIERVLTPPRRPWEVAQVAFEIARRHRFARELAALPDGVEVHVLPTGGLEPRDDSPWAYRDMAAVGRRISRAYIASRDYLAALEN, encoded by the coding sequence ATGGCTGGCGGTCCGGTGGCGTTCGTGCTGGGTGGCGGGGGAGTGCTGGGCGCGGTCGAGGTCGGCATGCTGCGCGCCCTCTTCCGCGCCGGGATACGCCCCGATCTGGTGCTGGGCACCTCGATCGGGGCGGTCAACGGAGCGCTGGTAGCCGCCGACCCGACCGAGGCGGTGACCGACCGGCTGGTCCGGCTCTGGGCCTCGCCCGAGGCGAGCGAGGTGTACGGCGACTCGGTGGCCCGGCAGTTGCGCCGGTTCGCCGCCCGGACCCATCTGCACTCGCCCCGCCCGTTGCGCCGGCTCCTGGAGGTCGAACTCGGCGCGGAGACCACCTTCGCCGACCTGAGGATCCCCTTCCGGTGCTGTGCGGCGAGCATCGAACGCGCCGCCGAGCACTGGTTCAGCACCGGCCCGGTGGTGCCCGCCGTGGTCGCCTCGGCCTCGGTGCCGGGGTTGCTCCCCCCGGCGGAGATCGACGGTGAGCACTACGTGGACGGTGGCATCGTCAACTCGATCCCGATCGGTGAGGCGGTCACGCTCGGCGCGCGGCGGGTCTTCGTCCTCCAGGTGGGACGGATCGAACGCGTACTGACCCCGCCCCGGCGGCCCTGGGAGGTCGCCCAGGTCGCGTTCGAGATCGCCCGCCGGCACCGGTTCGCCCGGGAACTGGCGGCGCTGCCCGACGGGGTCGAGGTGCACGTCCTGCCGACCGGAGGGCTGGAACCCCGGGACGACTCGCCGTGGGCCTACCGGGACATGGCCGCGGTGGGCCGGCGGATCAGCCGCGCGTACATCGCCTCGCGGGACTATCTCGCCGCGCTGGAGAACTGA